A single region of the Solwaraspora sp. WMMD406 genome encodes:
- a CDS encoding acyl-CoA dehydrogenase family protein: MDFRLTDEQEALRETVREFAREVVAPVIGDYYERHAFPYEIVRQMGKMGLFGLPFPEEYGGMGGDYFALCLVLEELARVDSSVAITLEAAISLGAMPIYRFGTDAQRQRWLPQLVSGEALAGFGLTEPGFGSDAGGTATRAVLDGDHWVINGSKAFITNSGTDITTLVTVTAVTGVLPDGSKELSAIIVPTGTPGFTVAPGYSKVGWCASDTHELTFDDCRVPAENLLGQRGRGYAQFLRILDEGRIAIAALAVGLAQGCVDESVRYAGQRRAFGQPIGAFQAIQFKIADMEVRAHTARLAYYDAAARMLAGDDFKRQAAVAKLHASECAVQNAREATQIHGGYGFMNEFPVARFWRDAKILEIGEGTSEVQRMIIARDLGVADSRRSS, translated from the coding sequence ATGGACTTCAGGCTAACCGACGAGCAGGAGGCGTTGCGGGAGACCGTCCGGGAGTTCGCCCGGGAGGTCGTCGCGCCGGTCATCGGCGACTACTACGAGCGGCACGCCTTCCCCTACGAGATCGTCCGGCAGATGGGCAAGATGGGGCTGTTCGGATTGCCGTTCCCCGAGGAGTACGGCGGGATGGGCGGCGACTACTTCGCGCTCTGCCTGGTCCTTGAGGAATTGGCCCGGGTCGACTCGAGTGTGGCCATCACCCTGGAGGCGGCGATTTCGCTGGGCGCGATGCCTATCTACCGGTTCGGCACCGACGCGCAACGCCAGCGGTGGCTGCCGCAACTGGTCAGTGGTGAGGCGTTGGCCGGGTTCGGACTGACCGAACCCGGCTTCGGCTCCGACGCCGGCGGCACCGCGACCCGGGCGGTGCTGGACGGCGACCACTGGGTGATCAACGGATCCAAGGCGTTCATCACCAATTCCGGAACGGACATCACCACACTGGTCACCGTCACTGCGGTCACCGGTGTGCTGCCGGACGGGTCGAAGGAACTGTCCGCGATCATCGTTCCGACCGGGACGCCCGGCTTCACCGTGGCCCCCGGTTACTCGAAGGTGGGCTGGTGTGCCTCGGACACCCACGAGTTGACCTTCGACGACTGTCGGGTGCCGGCGGAGAACCTGCTCGGCCAACGTGGACGCGGTTATGCCCAGTTCCTCCGCATTCTCGATGAAGGACGGATCGCCATCGCCGCGTTGGCGGTCGGCCTGGCCCAGGGCTGCGTGGACGAGTCGGTGCGCTACGCCGGTCAGCGACGAGCCTTCGGCCAGCCGATCGGTGCCTTCCAGGCCATCCAGTTCAAGATCGCCGACATGGAGGTACGGGCCCACACCGCCCGGCTCGCCTACTACGACGCGGCGGCACGGATGCTGGCCGGCGACGATTTCAAGCGGCAGGCGGCGGTGGCCAAGCTGCACGCCAGTGAGTGTGCCGTGCAGAACGCCCGCGAAGCGACCCAGATCCATGGCGGATATGGATTCATGAACGAGTTCCCGGTGGCCCGCTTCTGGCGGGACGCGAAGATCTTGGAAATCGGCGAGGGCACCTCCGAAGTGCAGCGCATGATCATCGCCCGGGATCTCGGCGTGGCCGACAGTCGTCGATCTTCCTAG
- a CDS encoding acyl-CoA carboxylase subunit beta: MARDDKALEHEQALERLDKRIRAGGAEKYHAANASKGKLFARDRIDRLVDAGSFVEDGRHANALADGLPADGVVTGSATIDGRQVCLMANDSTVKAGSWGARTVEKIIRIIERAYATGVPMVYLVDSAGARITDQVDLFPGRRGAGKIFWNQVRASGAIPQVCALFGPSAAGGAYIPAFCDVVAMVEGNASMYLGSDRMVEMVTGEKTTLEAMGGARVHCAESGVGHFLCKSEDDALDVVRRYLSYLPANWTQSPPAVTAADPPAGVDLAALVPASERQAFDMRRFVKGLLDTDSFLEIQALWARELTVGFGRLAGQVVGVVANNSMFKGGVLFVDSADKATRFVQLCDAFNVPLLFLSDVPGFMVGTAVEKQGIIRHGAKMITAVSEATVPKICVVVRKAYGAGLYAMAGPGFDPDATIALPTAKIAVMGAEAAVNAVYANKIAAIEDPEERADFVAARRAEYEQDIDVVRLASELVVDTIVAPDQLRTELIRRYAAAAGRDRHFSRRRHGVSPV; the protein is encoded by the coding sequence GTGGCGCGTGACGACAAGGCTCTGGAGCACGAGCAGGCACTGGAGCGACTCGACAAGCGGATCCGGGCCGGCGGCGCGGAAAAGTACCACGCGGCGAACGCGAGCAAGGGCAAGCTCTTCGCCCGCGACCGGATCGACCGCCTGGTCGACGCCGGTTCCTTCGTCGAGGACGGCCGCCACGCCAACGCCCTCGCCGACGGGCTGCCTGCCGACGGCGTGGTGACCGGCAGTGCCACCATCGACGGCCGGCAGGTCTGTCTGATGGCCAACGATTCCACGGTCAAGGCCGGCTCCTGGGGCGCCCGTACCGTCGAGAAGATCATCCGGATCATCGAGCGCGCGTACGCCACCGGAGTGCCGATGGTCTACCTCGTCGACTCGGCCGGGGCCCGGATCACCGACCAGGTCGACCTCTTTCCCGGCCGGCGCGGAGCCGGCAAGATCTTCTGGAACCAGGTCCGGGCGTCCGGCGCGATCCCGCAGGTCTGCGCCTTGTTCGGGCCGTCAGCGGCCGGTGGTGCCTACATCCCGGCGTTCTGCGACGTGGTGGCGATGGTCGAGGGCAACGCCAGCATGTACCTCGGCTCGGACCGCATGGTGGAGATGGTCACCGGCGAGAAGACCACGCTGGAGGCGATGGGCGGCGCGCGGGTGCACTGCGCTGAGTCCGGCGTCGGCCACTTCCTCTGCAAGTCCGAGGACGACGCCCTCGACGTGGTCCGGCGATACCTGTCCTACCTGCCGGCCAATTGGACCCAGTCACCGCCGGCCGTCACCGCCGCCGACCCACCGGCCGGCGTCGACCTGGCCGCCCTGGTGCCGGCGAGTGAGCGGCAGGCGTTCGACATGCGACGCTTCGTCAAAGGGCTGCTCGACACCGACAGCTTCCTGGAGATCCAGGCGCTGTGGGCCCGCGAGCTGACCGTCGGGTTCGGGCGGCTGGCCGGCCAGGTCGTGGGGGTGGTCGCCAACAACTCGATGTTCAAGGGTGGCGTCCTGTTCGTCGACTCGGCGGACAAGGCCACCCGGTTCGTCCAACTCTGCGACGCGTTCAACGTTCCGCTGCTGTTCCTGTCCGACGTGCCTGGCTTCATGGTCGGCACGGCGGTGGAGAAGCAGGGCATCATCCGGCACGGCGCGAAAATGATCACCGCGGTGTCCGAAGCGACCGTACCCAAGATCTGTGTGGTGGTCCGCAAGGCGTACGGTGCCGGGCTGTACGCGATGGCCGGCCCGGGATTCGACCCGGACGCCACGATCGCCCTGCCCACCGCGAAGATCGCGGTGATGGGGGCCGAGGCCGCCGTCAACGCCGTCTACGCCAACAAGATCGCGGCGATCGAGGACCCCGAGGAACGCGCGGACTTCGTCGCCGCGCGTCGGGCCGAGTACGAACAGGACATCGACGTGGTACGGCTGGCCAGCGAGTTGGTCGTGGACACCATCGTCGCACCCGACCAGTTGCGGACCGAGTTGATCCGGCGGTACGCGGCGGCCGCCGGGCGGGATCGGCACTTCTCCCGCCGCCGGCACGGCGTCAGCCCGGTCTAG
- a CDS encoding hydroxymethylglutaryl-CoA lyase has product MAVTPLPESVSIREVGPRDGLQNEQPIPTEAKVRLIDALSHTGVRRIEAVSFVHPKAIPQMADADEVWRLARRVPGVRYSALVPNLRGARRAIDAGFAEVEVVVSASDTHNRRNVNRSTAQSLDDIAELTTVLHDAGAHVEVIVATSFGCPYEGDVDAARVADIVDRVVADGADRVAFGDTTGMATPRRVRELVTAVRDRQAAIPMLLHFHDTRGTALANLLAALELGVTEFDASVGGLGGCPYAPGASGNVATEEVVHMLHDMGIDTGIDLDALVEAAELAEELVGRQLPSGVLRAGPRTRLTPIG; this is encoded by the coding sequence ATGGCAGTGACGCCCCTTCCCGAGTCCGTGTCCATCCGCGAGGTCGGTCCGCGTGACGGCCTGCAGAACGAGCAGCCGATCCCGACCGAGGCCAAGGTGCGGCTGATCGACGCGCTGTCCCACACCGGGGTGCGCCGGATCGAAGCGGTCTCGTTCGTGCACCCCAAGGCGATTCCTCAGATGGCCGACGCCGACGAGGTCTGGCGGCTGGCCCGGCGGGTACCGGGCGTACGGTACTCGGCGCTGGTGCCGAACCTGCGTGGGGCGCGGCGGGCGATCGACGCCGGTTTCGCCGAGGTCGAGGTGGTGGTCTCGGCCAGCGACACGCACAACCGGCGCAACGTCAACCGGTCGACCGCGCAGTCGCTTGACGACATCGCCGAGTTGACCACGGTGCTGCACGACGCGGGGGCGCACGTCGAGGTGATCGTGGCGACCAGCTTCGGTTGCCCGTACGAAGGGGACGTCGACGCGGCACGGGTGGCGGACATCGTCGACCGGGTGGTGGCCGACGGGGCGGACCGGGTCGCGTTCGGTGACACGACCGGGATGGCCACCCCTCGCCGGGTCCGTGAGCTGGTGACGGCTGTCCGGGATCGGCAGGCGGCGATCCCGATGCTGCTGCACTTCCACGACACCCGGGGTACGGCGTTGGCGAACCTGCTGGCCGCGTTGGAGCTGGGGGTCACCGAGTTCGATGCCAGTGTCGGTGGGCTGGGCGGGTGCCCGTACGCGCCCGGGGCCAGCGGGAACGTGGCGACGGAGGAGGTGGTGCACATGCTGCACGACATGGGGATCGACACCGGGATCGACCTGGACGCGCTGGTGGAGGCGGCGGAGCTGGCCGAGGAACTCGTCGGCCGGCAGCTTCCGTCCGGGGTGCTGCGCGCCGGCCCTCGGACTCGGTTGACGCCGATCGGTTGA
- a CDS encoding biotin carboxylase N-terminal domain-containing protein, with protein sequence MIESLLVANRGEIARRIIRTAHRLGVRTVAVHSEADSGLPFVAEADQAICVGPANPAQSYRNAEAILAAAEASGARAVHPGYGFLSENAEFARTVEAAGLIWVGPGADAIEAMGDKINARNLMAAAGVPVAAGTTEPAVHVDVALAAAATIGYPVMVKAAAGGGGMGMAVAADDAALRAEFDKVRAFAERMFGDGSVLIERYFPRVRHVEVQILGWRAADGSHRVVALGERECSVQRRNQKLVEESPSPAITDELRRELLAAAVRAGVAVDYRNAGTVECLLDPTTGEFFFLEMNTRLQVEHPVTELVYGVDLVEEQLRVAAGLEPTFDPDALTPRGHAIELRINAEDPKRFLPGPGAITAWSEPVGDGVRVDAGYAAGMTVTPFYDSLMAKLIVSGADRAEAIARARVAVADFELAGPKCNLPFFAELLDHPEFVSGDYDTGIVGRMR encoded by the coding sequence ATGATCGAGTCGCTGCTGGTGGCCAACCGGGGAGAGATTGCCCGGCGGATCATTCGTACCGCCCACCGACTGGGCGTACGGACCGTCGCGGTCCACTCGGAGGCCGATTCCGGACTGCCTTTCGTCGCCGAGGCCGACCAGGCGATCTGCGTGGGGCCGGCCAACCCGGCGCAGAGTTACCGCAACGCCGAAGCGATCCTGGCCGCCGCCGAGGCCAGCGGGGCCCGGGCCGTCCACCCCGGTTACGGCTTCCTGTCGGAGAACGCCGAGTTCGCCCGTACCGTCGAGGCCGCCGGCCTGATCTGGGTCGGACCCGGCGCCGACGCGATCGAGGCGATGGGCGACAAAATCAACGCCCGGAACCTGATGGCCGCCGCCGGCGTGCCGGTCGCCGCCGGAACCACCGAACCGGCCGTACACGTCGACGTCGCGCTCGCCGCCGCCGCGACCATCGGCTACCCGGTCATGGTCAAGGCCGCCGCCGGCGGCGGCGGGATGGGCATGGCGGTGGCGGCCGACGACGCGGCGCTGCGCGCCGAGTTCGACAAGGTCCGCGCGTTCGCCGAGCGGATGTTCGGCGACGGGTCCGTGCTGATCGAGCGCTACTTTCCCCGGGTACGCCATGTCGAGGTGCAGATCCTCGGGTGGCGTGCCGCCGACGGCAGTCACCGGGTCGTCGCCCTCGGCGAACGGGAGTGCTCGGTGCAGCGGCGTAACCAGAAGCTGGTCGAGGAGTCGCCGTCCCCGGCGATCACCGACGAACTGCGCCGCGAGCTGCTCGCGGCCGCGGTGCGGGCCGGTGTCGCGGTCGACTACCGCAACGCCGGCACGGTGGAATGTCTACTGGACCCGACCACCGGCGAGTTCTTCTTCCTGGAGATGAACACCCGGCTGCAGGTCGAGCATCCGGTCACCGAGCTGGTCTACGGCGTCGACCTGGTCGAGGAGCAACTACGGGTCGCCGCCGGTCTTGAACCGACGTTCGACCCGGACGCGCTGACCCCGCGCGGACACGCGATCGAGCTGCGGATCAACGCCGAGGACCCGAAGCGGTTTCTGCCCGGACCGGGCGCGATCACCGCCTGGTCGGAGCCGGTCGGGGACGGCGTCCGGGTGGACGCCGGGTACGCCGCCGGTATGACCGTGACGCCGTTCTACGACTCGCTGATGGCCAAACTGATCGTGTCGGGGGCCGACCGGGCCGAGGCGATCGCCCGGGCCCGGGTCGCGGTCGCCGACTTCGAGCTGGCCGGGCCGAAGTGCAACCTGCCGTTCTTCGCCGAGCTGTTGGACCATCCGGAGTTCGTCTCCGGTGACTACGACACCGGGATCGTCGGCCGGATGCGCTGA
- a CDS encoding TetR/AcrR family transcriptional regulator: MTVDQQTTATGGADVTAPRRRSRRDEILQIAVGLFAARGYHGVSMDDIGAAAGVTGPALYHHFAGKEAMLAAALIPVSEELLDGGRARVADHPGNADAALAALIEFHVEFALANPAVIALHLHELDRLPEEPRRRIRRLQRLYVEEWVGVLTVLRGELSAGEARVLAHAAFGLMNSTPFLGGEVDRDRRAVLLRAATLAALHG; this comes from the coding sequence GTGACGGTAGATCAGCAGACGACGGCGACGGGCGGTGCGGATGTGACGGCGCCACGACGTCGGTCCCGGCGCGACGAGATTCTCCAGATCGCGGTCGGGCTGTTCGCGGCCCGCGGCTATCACGGTGTCTCGATGGACGACATCGGCGCCGCCGCCGGGGTGACCGGACCCGCGCTGTACCACCACTTCGCGGGCAAGGAAGCGATGCTGGCGGCGGCGCTCATCCCGGTCAGCGAGGAACTACTCGACGGCGGGCGGGCCCGGGTCGCCGATCATCCCGGCAACGCCGACGCCGCGTTGGCCGCGTTGATCGAGTTCCACGTCGAGTTCGCCCTGGCCAATCCGGCGGTCATCGCGCTTCACCTGCACGAACTCGATCGGCTACCGGAGGAGCCGCGCCGCCGGATTCGCCGGCTGCAACGGTTGTACGTCGAGGAGTGGGTCGGCGTGCTGACCGTGCTGCGCGGCGAACTGTCCGCCGGTGAGGCCCGGGTGCTGGCGCACGCGGCCTTCGGCCTGATGAACTCCACGCCGTTTCTCGGCGGTGAGGTCGACCGGGACCGGCGGGCCGTGTTGCTGCGGGCCGCCACCCTGGCCGCCCTGCACGGCTGA
- a CDS encoding YbaK/EbsC family protein → MGKLQTEPVRNRFDLVAAPVAAAIGQWSAEVPVDVDDITVGEIDADLADTAEFCAAYGVGLGESANCVVVAGKRGGVVRYAACMVLATTRVDVNGTVRRLLDVRKASFAAMADAVESTGMEYGGITPIGLPPQWPILVDARVVAVPHVVIGSGVRRSKIVLPGPAVGVLPNAQIVEGLAGPPQ, encoded by the coding sequence CTGGGAAAACTGCAGACCGAACCGGTACGGAACCGGTTCGACCTGGTGGCCGCTCCGGTCGCCGCCGCGATCGGGCAATGGTCCGCTGAGGTGCCGGTCGACGTCGACGACATCACCGTCGGGGAGATCGACGCCGACCTCGCCGACACGGCCGAGTTCTGCGCGGCGTACGGGGTCGGGCTGGGCGAGTCGGCCAACTGCGTGGTCGTCGCCGGGAAACGCGGCGGCGTGGTGCGGTACGCGGCGTGCATGGTGCTGGCGACCACCCGGGTCGACGTCAACGGCACGGTCCGGCGGCTGCTGGATGTCCGTAAGGCCAGTTTCGCTGCGATGGCGGACGCGGTCGAGTCGACCGGCATGGAATACGGCGGAATCACCCCGATCGGGTTGCCGCCGCAGTGGCCGATCCTGGTGGACGCCCGAGTGGTGGCCGTACCGCACGTGGTGATCGGCTCCGGGGTGCGCCGCAGCAAGATCGTGCTGCCCGGTCCGGCGGTGGGGGTGTTGCCCAACGCGCAGATCGTCGAGGGCCTGGCGGGTCCGCCGCAGTGA
- a CDS encoding glycosyltransferase family 2 protein, with the protein MTAPRATVVVPVYNTEAWLGDALASIDRQPDRATIEVVVVDDGSTDASGQIARDYAQRAPGVRYVRQDNAGLGAARNHGVRLATGDYLAFLDSDDLYPADGLHHLITRAQATEAPIAVGDMHGFPPRPSPPWRAEIVGPQRIITSLAEAPLLVGNPSACNKVFRREFVGAIGATFTEGSAFEDVLFTVPLLLRAPRIALSPHLVYLYRQRGNGSSIMDNRFRPVKIMQHLAIIERLVATTTRDGAATVDSAATDGRPATGVDPGAREAVYRWVAYMQLAYAGRAADNLDDAQLDEFTKRMSALLGHVPVPVAAEYAPNPGAGLRAVALYDNDPAGVRHPRHHGPVRVVGGQLYLDHPAFDRYRELLRVSSPGTTVDTVRRSGPAGGERIRLTGRCVLPGPGGDPGQLRDDLVLDVGDTRLRRPLTVIDGVGPQVHWQVEIPLAELPRGRHLLRVVARDRGAELVLPPVPGTPGTRAALTRQGNAVWVAPGRQGLRLIVTDPISTAALTPARWGRVARFQARRLARRGIVVARVGRQRVRRLTGR; encoded by the coding sequence GTGACTGCCCCGAGGGCGACTGTCGTCGTACCGGTCTACAACACCGAGGCCTGGCTCGGCGACGCGCTGGCCTCGATCGACCGCCAGCCCGACCGCGCCACGATCGAGGTCGTCGTCGTCGACGACGGGTCGACCGACGCGTCCGGGCAGATCGCGCGGGACTACGCCCAGCGGGCACCGGGGGTGCGCTACGTCCGGCAGGACAACGCCGGCCTGGGCGCGGCCCGCAACCACGGCGTACGCCTTGCCACCGGCGACTACCTGGCGTTCCTCGATTCCGACGACCTGTATCCCGCCGACGGGCTACACCATCTGATCACCCGCGCGCAGGCCACCGAGGCACCGATCGCCGTCGGCGACATGCACGGCTTCCCGCCTCGGCCGAGCCCGCCGTGGCGGGCCGAGATCGTCGGTCCACAACGCATCATCACCTCGCTCGCCGAGGCACCGTTGCTGGTCGGCAATCCGTCCGCGTGCAACAAGGTGTTCCGGCGCGAGTTCGTCGGCGCGATCGGTGCGACCTTCACCGAGGGCAGCGCGTTCGAGGACGTGCTGTTCACGGTGCCGTTGCTGTTGCGCGCACCGCGCATCGCGCTGAGCCCGCACCTGGTCTATCTCTACCGTCAGCGGGGCAACGGTTCGTCGATCATGGACAACCGGTTCCGGCCGGTCAAGATCATGCAACACCTCGCCATCATCGAACGGCTGGTCGCCACGACGACCAGGGACGGCGCGGCCACCGTCGACAGCGCAGCCACCGACGGCAGGCCGGCGACCGGCGTGGATCCGGGGGCGCGGGAAGCGGTCTACCGCTGGGTCGCGTACATGCAACTGGCCTATGCCGGGCGGGCCGCCGACAACCTGGACGACGCGCAACTCGACGAGTTCACCAAGCGGATGTCCGCGCTGCTCGGGCACGTCCCGGTGCCGGTGGCCGCCGAGTACGCGCCCAATCCGGGCGCCGGGCTCCGCGCGGTGGCGCTCTACGACAACGATCCGGCCGGGGTACGCCACCCCCGCCACCACGGCCCGGTACGGGTCGTCGGCGGGCAGCTCTACCTCGACCATCCCGCGTTCGACCGCTATCGCGAGCTGCTGCGGGTGTCATCGCCCGGCACGACGGTGGACACCGTCCGCCGCAGCGGTCCCGCCGGCGGGGAACGGATCCGGCTGACCGGTCGTTGCGTGCTGCCCGGACCCGGCGGCGACCCGGGTCAACTCCGCGACGACCTGGTCCTCGACGTCGGTGACACCCGGCTGCGCCGGCCGCTGACGGTGATCGACGGCGTCGGACCGCAGGTGCACTGGCAGGTCGAGATCCCGCTGGCCGAACTGCCCCGTGGCCGACACCTGCTGCGGGTCGTCGCCCGGGACCGGGGTGCCGAACTGGTCCTGCCGCCGGTGCCCGGCACGCCGGGCACCCGGGCCGCGCTGACCCGGCAGGGCAACGCGGTGTGGGTGGCGCCAGGCCGACAAGGACTACGTCTGATCGTCACTGACCCGATCTCCACGGCCGCGCTCACGCCGGCCAGGTGGGGGCGGGTGGCACGCTTCCAGGCCCGGCGGTTGGCGCGGCGCGGGATCGTGGTGGCCCGGGTGGGACGCCAACGGGTCCGACGGCTGACCGGACGTTAG
- a CDS encoding nucleotidyltransferase family protein: MDATKQLGEILRWAARRGDSLAPPPRAHVEPDTLIEALTAHRLTVRFVDRLAEACPTQDFDDVVPSLTALNQRIAERAELDIKSVARLQALGDQDHPPILLKGFTPHCLTGGVAPHHRAGDIDLLPPDLGAFKELARTLGYEEFQRHIAFHEAGYLVCGDAGDRETRTLLDIHRGFPMFAPGDLAPKEQTAAARVDIDPDGLARRSMWLMVEYADLRNEWNWVPAGSGRVAVLSPELATLIAASHLHKNIHNRAWRYPLANLPLGELADAVDIATVAVRGPEKLRALAERLGVNDAVVFVAHAMDQLFGTVPPALAWARQREITYTRTLWADHHHPLVLQRTRPLETFANLIVREQSIQDYVRELGATPVAAPMEIDRAPTYELGDEQVAAFTHRRGLHAVDASLRVAYTAGTVLVHVTPHQATDGPTRVFFNFGVPVYEVTLWPDGELTTKDCTQGIDIQHGPEVSLIPRTEGNSTIAVRFTASDLGGRDPLDLNRHGHAMVLGVRQQVPGRDVNAATVAALEIIPS; the protein is encoded by the coding sequence ATGGACGCGACGAAGCAACTCGGCGAGATCCTGAGATGGGCAGCGCGGCGAGGGGACTCGTTGGCACCCCCGCCCCGCGCTCACGTCGAACCGGACACGCTGATCGAGGCCCTCACCGCGCACCGTCTTACCGTGCGTTTCGTCGACCGGCTGGCGGAGGCCTGCCCGACGCAGGACTTCGACGACGTCGTGCCTTCACTGACTGCGTTGAACCAGCGGATCGCCGAGCGCGCCGAACTGGACATCAAGTCCGTGGCGCGGTTGCAGGCCCTGGGCGATCAGGACCATCCGCCGATTCTACTCAAAGGGTTCACCCCGCACTGCCTCACCGGCGGAGTCGCGCCGCATCATCGGGCGGGTGACATAGACCTGCTACCCCCGGACCTCGGGGCCTTCAAGGAACTTGCCCGAACGCTCGGTTACGAGGAATTCCAGCGTCATATCGCCTTTCACGAGGCGGGTTACCTCGTCTGCGGAGATGCCGGCGATCGGGAGACTCGAACCCTGCTCGACATCCACCGTGGATTCCCGATGTTCGCGCCCGGCGACCTGGCACCGAAGGAGCAGACGGCGGCGGCTCGGGTGGACATCGATCCCGACGGGCTCGCCCGCCGGTCGATGTGGCTCATGGTCGAGTACGCCGACTTGAGGAACGAATGGAACTGGGTGCCCGCCGGGTCTGGCCGGGTGGCTGTCCTGAGCCCGGAACTGGCCACGCTCATCGCCGCCTCCCACCTGCACAAGAACATCCACAATCGGGCGTGGCGCTATCCGCTGGCGAACCTCCCCCTCGGTGAACTGGCCGACGCCGTGGACATTGCCACCGTCGCAGTACGCGGTCCCGAGAAACTTCGCGCCCTGGCCGAGCGGCTCGGCGTGAACGACGCCGTGGTCTTCGTCGCACATGCGATGGATCAGCTATTCGGCACAGTCCCGCCAGCCTTGGCCTGGGCACGACAGCGGGAAATCACCTACACGCGCACGCTGTGGGCCGACCACCACCATCCGCTGGTCCTACAGCGCACCCGCCCGCTCGAAACCTTCGCGAACCTCATCGTCCGCGAGCAGAGCATTCAGGACTACGTGCGGGAACTGGGCGCGACGCCGGTCGCGGCGCCGATGGAGATCGACCGGGCACCGACCTACGAACTCGGTGACGAACAGGTGGCGGCCTTCACCCACCGCAGGGGCCTACACGCCGTCGACGCCTCGTTGCGGGTCGCGTACACAGCCGGAACCGTCCTCGTCCATGTCACCCCGCACCAGGCGACCGACGGGCCGACACGTGTCTTCTTCAACTTCGGGGTGCCTGTCTACGAGGTGACGCTCTGGCCAGATGGCGAGCTGACGACAAAGGACTGCACCCAGGGCATCGACATTCAGCACGGCCCCGAAGTGAGCCTGATTCCCCGCACCGAGGGGAACTCCACGATCGCTGTGCGGTTCACTGCGTCGGATCTGGGCGGTCGCGATCCGCTCGATCTGAACCGCCATGGCCATGCCATGGTGCTGGGGGTCAGGCAGCAAGTTCCCGGCAGGGATGTCAACGCCGCGACGGTCGCCGCCTTAGAGATCATCCCGTCCTGA
- a CDS encoding asparagine synthetase A encodes MGAALAANRPPQKWHDPAAHFDPIMESPWYRMITAINAAIVEATAAFYQRRGIVPALMPITVSSVSSPMGLGSDSLPVRVNLLGRETYLADSMQFQLEFMLRHGLNGAYYIMPTFRGEEPNATHLNQFFHSEAEITGGLADVMTLVEAYLRALTASVVASPACEAVVEAVGGLDHLQPLRNESPVPSIDFESAAELLGESAFTVREQGILTITRKGERTLLEHFGGAVWLTHPPCASVPFYQRSDAQGRAMSADLLLGCGEVVGCGERWTTGAEVRRALADHLVDEDDYRWYVDMKDRLPMQTAGFGLGIERFLMWLLQHDDIRDLQVMPRIKGQESWV; translated from the coding sequence ATGGGTGCTGCGCTTGCCGCCAACCGACCGCCACAAAAGTGGCATGATCCGGCGGCACATTTCGACCCTATCATGGAAAGTCCCTGGTACCGGATGATCACCGCGATCAACGCGGCAATCGTTGAAGCAACGGCCGCCTTCTATCAGCGTCGTGGTATCGTGCCGGCTCTCATGCCCATCACGGTCAGTTCTGTCTCGAGCCCGATGGGACTGGGCAGCGACAGTTTGCCGGTTCGGGTGAACCTCCTAGGCAGGGAAACCTACCTGGCGGACTCGATGCAATTTCAGCTCGAGTTCATGCTCCGCCACGGTCTCAACGGCGCCTACTACATCATGCCGACGTTCCGCGGCGAGGAGCCCAACGCGACGCACCTCAACCAGTTCTTCCACTCCGAGGCGGAAATCACGGGTGGCCTCGCCGATGTGATGACACTCGTCGAAGCCTACTTGCGAGCACTCACCGCCAGCGTCGTCGCGAGCCCGGCGTGTGAGGCGGTGGTAGAGGCGGTCGGCGGCCTCGATCACCTCCAACCGCTGCGAAACGAGTCGCCGGTGCCATCCATCGATTTCGAATCCGCCGCCGAACTACTGGGAGAGAGTGCCTTTACGGTGCGGGAACAGGGAATCCTCACCATAACACGTAAGGGCGAGCGGACGCTCCTCGAGCACTTCGGTGGCGCTGTGTGGCTCACCCATCCTCCGTGCGCCTCCGTTCCCTTCTATCAGCGGTCGGACGCGCAGGGACGGGCGATGAGCGCCGATCTCCTGCTGGGTTGCGGAGAGGTCGTCGGGTGCGGCGAACGGTGGACCACCGGAGCGGAGGTCAGACGTGCGCTGGCGGATCACCTCGTGGATGAAGATGACTATCGCTGGTACGTCGACATGAAGGACCGGCTGCCTATGCAAACCGCCGGTTTCGGTCTGGGGATCGAACGCTTCCTCATGTGGCTCCTCCAGCACGACGACATACGCGATCTGCAAGTGATGCCCCGGATCAAAGGGCAGGAAAGCTGGGTGTAG